A single window of Candoia aspera isolate rCanAsp1 chromosome 3, rCanAsp1.hap2, whole genome shotgun sequence DNA harbors:
- the DEK gene encoding protein DEK isoform X1 has product MQVSSLQKEPFTITPGKGQKLCEIERIQYFLSKKKTDELRNLHKLLYNRPGTVASLKKNVGQFSGFPFEKGSDQYKKKEEMLKKYRNAMLKSICEVLDLERSGVNSELVARILNFLMHPKPSGKPLPKSKKTPNKGGKKERSSSGTARKAKRTKCPEILTDESSSEEDEKKEKDESSEEDKESEEERPKKSTKKEKPKRKVTSKSKKGSKNANVKKADSSTTKKSQNSSKKESESEDSSDDEPLIKKLKKPPTDEELKETVKKLLATANLEEVTMKQICKEVYENYPSYDLSDRKEFIKKTVTELIS; this is encoded by the exons ATGCAGGTGTCATCATTACAGAAGGAACCTTTTACAATTACACCAG GAAAGGGTCAAAAACTTTGTGAAATTGAAAGAATACAGTACTTTTTAAGCAAGAAGAAAACTGATGAACTTCGAAATTTGCATAAACTTCTTTACAACAGGCCAGGCACG GTTGCTTCGCTGAAAAAGAATGTAGGACAGTTCAGTGGCTTTCCATTTGAAAAAGGAAGTGATCAgtacaagaaaaaggaagaaatgctgaAAAA ATACAGAAATGCAATGCTAAAAAGCATATGTGAAGTTCTTGATTTGGAAAGATCAGGAGTTAACAGTGAACTGGTAGCAAGAATCTTAAACTTCCTAATGCATCCGAAACCTTCAGGCAAG CCATTACCAAAATCCAAGAAAACACCCAACAAAGGTGGTAAAAAAGAACGTAGTAGCTCTGGAACAGCACGGAAAGCCAAACGAACCAAATGTCCTGAAATCCTGACAGATGAATCTAGTAGTGAGGAAGatgaaaagaaggagaaagacgAATCATCTGAAGAAGAtaaagaaagtgaagaagag CGACCTAAAAAgtcaacaaaaaaagaaaaacccaaacgAAAAGTAACTTCAAAAAGCAAAAAGGGCTCAAAAAATGCTAATGTCAAAAAAGCAGATAGCAGTACAACCAAGAAGAGTCAGAACTCTTCCAAAAAAG aaaGTGAATCTGAGGATAGTTCAGATGATGagcctttaattaaaaaattgaaaaagccACCCACAGATGAAGAATTGAAAGAAACTGTGAAGAAACTACTTGCTACCGCAAATTTGGAGGAAGTTACCATGAAACAAATTTGTAAAGAG GTATATGAAAACTATCCCAGTTATGACTTATCTGACAGAAAAGAATTCATCAAAAAGACAGTGACGGAG ctcATTTCATGA
- the DEK gene encoding protein DEK isoform X2, whose product MSSVSGKDDLLSTEQMEKRDPRTENKAENSEEEEEEEEEEKEKSLIVEGKREKKKVERLTMQVSSLQKEPFTITPGKGQKLCEIERIQYFLSKKKTDELRNLHKLLYNRPGTVASLKKNVGQFSGFPFEKGSDQYKKKEEMLKKYRNAMLKSICEVLDLERSGVNSELVARILNFLMHPKPSGKPLPKSKKTPNKGGKKERSSSGTARKAKRTKCPEILTDESSSEEDEKKEKDESSEEDKESEEERPKKSTKKEKPKRKVTSKSKKGSKNANVKKADSSTTKKSQNSSKKESESEDSSDDEPLIKKLKKPPTDEELKETVKKLLATANLEEVTMKQICKEVYENYPSYDLSDRKEFIKKTVTEVNT is encoded by the exons atgTCTTCAGTTTCTGGAAAAGATGATTTACTATCTACGgaacaaatggaaaaaagagaCCCACGAACTGAAAACAAAGCTGAAAATagcgaggaagaggaggaagaggaggaggaggaaaaag AAAAGAGCCTCATtgttgaaggaaagagagagaagaaaaaagtagaaaggtTGACAATGCAGGTGTCATCATTACAGAAGGAACCTTTTACAATTACACCAG GAAAGGGTCAAAAACTTTGTGAAATTGAAAGAATACAGTACTTTTTAAGCAAGAAGAAAACTGATGAACTTCGAAATTTGCATAAACTTCTTTACAACAGGCCAGGCACG GTTGCTTCGCTGAAAAAGAATGTAGGACAGTTCAGTGGCTTTCCATTTGAAAAAGGAAGTGATCAgtacaagaaaaaggaagaaatgctgaAAAA ATACAGAAATGCAATGCTAAAAAGCATATGTGAAGTTCTTGATTTGGAAAGATCAGGAGTTAACAGTGAACTGGTAGCAAGAATCTTAAACTTCCTAATGCATCCGAAACCTTCAGGCAAG CCATTACCAAAATCCAAGAAAACACCCAACAAAGGTGGTAAAAAAGAACGTAGTAGCTCTGGAACAGCACGGAAAGCCAAACGAACCAAATGTCCTGAAATCCTGACAGATGAATCTAGTAGTGAGGAAGatgaaaagaaggagaaagacgAATCATCTGAAGAAGAtaaagaaagtgaagaagag CGACCTAAAAAgtcaacaaaaaaagaaaaacccaaacgAAAAGTAACTTCAAAAAGCAAAAAGGGCTCAAAAAATGCTAATGTCAAAAAAGCAGATAGCAGTACAACCAAGAAGAGTCAGAACTCTTCCAAAAAAG aaaGTGAATCTGAGGATAGTTCAGATGATGagcctttaattaaaaaattgaaaaagccACCCACAGATGAAGAATTGAAAGAAACTGTGAAGAAACTACTTGCTACCGCAAATTTGGAGGAAGTTACCATGAAACAAATTTGTAAAGAG GTATATGAAAACTATCCCAGTTATGACTTATCTGACAGAAAAGAATTCATCAAAAAGACAGTGACGGAGGTAAATACTTGA